The proteins below come from a single Streptomyces sp. B3I8 genomic window:
- a CDS encoding aspartate kinase: MGLVVQKYGGSSVADAEGIKRVAKRIVEAKKNGNQVVVVVSAMGDTTDELIDLAEQVSPIPAGRELDMLLTAGERISMALLAMAIKNLGHEAQSFTGSQAGVITDSVHNKARIIDVTPGRIRTALDEGNICIVAGFQGVSQVGKDITTLGRGGSDTTAVALAAALDAEVCEIYTDVDGVFTADPRVVKKARKIDWISFEDMLELAASGSKVLLHRCVEYARRYNIPIHVRSSFSGLQGTWVSSEPIKPAQSAQHASQGEPKVEQAIISGVAHDTSEAKITVVGVPDKPGEAAAIFRAIADAEINIDMVVQNVSAASTGLTDISFTLPKAEGRKAIDALEKARDAIGFDSLRYDDQIGKISLVGAGMKTNPGVTAGFFEALSDAGVNIELISTSEIRISVVTRKDDVPEAVRAVHTAFGLDSDSDEAVVYGGTGR, translated from the coding sequence GTGGGCCTTGTCGTGCAGAAGTACGGAGGCTCCTCCGTAGCCGATGCCGAGGGCATCAAGCGCGTCGCCAAGCGGATCGTGGAAGCCAAGAAGAACGGCAACCAGGTGGTTGTCGTGGTCTCCGCGATGGGCGACACGACGGATGAGCTGATCGATCTCGCCGAGCAGGTGTCGCCGATCCCTGCCGGGCGCGAGCTCGACATGCTGCTGACCGCGGGAGAGCGGATCTCCATGGCGCTGCTGGCCATGGCGATCAAAAACCTGGGCCACGAGGCGCAGAGCTTCACCGGCAGCCAGGCCGGTGTCATCACCGACTCGGTCCACAACAAGGCGCGGATCATCGACGTCACGCCCGGCCGCATCCGCACCGCGCTCGACGAGGGCAACATCTGCATCGTCGCCGGTTTCCAGGGTGTCAGCCAGGTGGGCAAGGACATCACCACGCTCGGCCGCGGCGGCTCCGACACGACGGCCGTCGCGCTGGCGGCGGCGCTGGACGCGGAGGTGTGCGAGATCTACACCGACGTGGACGGCGTGTTCACCGCCGACCCGCGCGTGGTCAAGAAGGCCCGGAAGATCGACTGGATCTCCTTCGAGGACATGCTGGAGCTGGCCGCCTCCGGGTCCAAGGTGCTGCTCCACCGCTGTGTGGAGTACGCCCGCCGCTACAACATCCCGATCCACGTCCGCTCGTCCTTCAGCGGACTGCAGGGCACCTGGGTGAGTAGCGAGCCGATCAAGCCGGCGCAGTCGGCACAGCACGCATCGCAAGGGGAACCAAAGGTGGAGCAGGCCATCATCTCCGGGGTCGCGCACGACACCTCGGAGGCCAAGATCACCGTCGTCGGCGTGCCGGACAAGCCGGGCGAGGCCGCCGCGATCTTCCGCGCCATCGCGGACGCGGAGATCAACATCGACATGGTGGTGCAGAACGTCTCCGCCGCGTCGACGGGGCTGACGGACATCTCCTTCACCCTGCCCAAGGCCGAGGGCCGCAAGGCGATCGACGCGCTGGAGAAGGCGCGCGACGCCATCGGCTTCGACTCGCTGCGCTACGACGACCAGATCGGCAAGATCTCCCTGGTCGGCGCGGGCATGAAGACCAACCCCGGGGTCACCGCCGGGTTCTTCGAGGCGCTGAGCGACGCGGGCGTGAACATCGAGCTGATCTCGACCTCCGAGATCCGCATCTCGGTCGTCACGCGCAAGGACGACGTCCCGGAGGCCGTGCGCGCGGTGCACACCGCGTTCGGCCTCGACTCCGACAGCGACGAGGCGGTCGTCTACGGAGGCACGGGGCGATGA
- the recR gene encoding recombination mediator RecR, translating to MYEGVVQDLIDELGRLPGVGPKSAQRIAFHILQAEPTDVRRLAHALLEVKDKVRFCAVCGNVAQEEKCGICRDVRRDPAVICVVEEPKDVVAIERTREFRGRYHVLGGAISPIEGVGPDDLRIRELLARLADGEISELILATDPNLEGEATATYLARMIKPMGLKVTRLASGLPVGGDLEYADEVTLGRAFEGRRLLDV from the coding sequence TTGTACGAAGGCGTGGTCCAGGACCTCATCGACGAGCTGGGGCGGCTGCCCGGCGTCGGTCCCAAGAGCGCGCAGCGGATCGCCTTCCACATCCTCCAGGCGGAGCCGACCGACGTACGCCGCCTCGCGCACGCGCTGCTCGAAGTGAAGGACAAGGTCCGCTTCTGCGCCGTGTGCGGGAACGTCGCGCAGGAGGAGAAGTGCGGTATCTGCCGTGACGTCCGCCGCGACCCGGCCGTCATCTGCGTGGTGGAGGAGCCGAAGGACGTGGTCGCCATCGAGCGCACCCGCGAGTTCCGCGGCCGGTACCACGTGCTGGGCGGCGCCATCAGCCCCATCGAGGGCGTCGGCCCGGACGACCTGCGGATCCGGGAGCTGCTGGCCCGGCTGGCGGACGGCGAGATCAGCGAGCTGATCCTCGCCACGGACCCCAATCTGGAGGGCGAGGCCACCGCCACGTATCTCGCCCGGATGATCAAACCCATGGGCCTCAAGGTCACCCGCCTGGCCAGCGGCCTCCCGGTGGGTGGCGACCTGGAATACGCGGACGAGGTCACCCTCGGCCGCGCCTTCGAGGGGAGACGACTCCTAGATGTCTGA
- a CDS encoding Uma2 family endonuclease, translating into MTPETEYRPQMSVEEFEELERRAPETVRLEFIKGKVQVKPVTDGDHDQIVAWLQRLCMQHRPELWLYGDRGMKVEGYRKGRARPDGVLAPFGFPAGHGDWSESEGVLMAVEVTSHDSDTHRRDRVEKPDGHAAAGIPVYLLIDRDDCSVVVFNQPEGGRYRHQETLPFGAAVALPDPVGITLDTGPLKDLVS; encoded by the coding sequence ATGACCCCCGAGACCGAATACCGGCCGCAGATGTCCGTCGAGGAGTTCGAGGAACTGGAACGCCGTGCACCGGAGACCGTGCGGCTGGAGTTCATCAAGGGAAAGGTCCAGGTCAAGCCGGTGACCGATGGCGACCACGACCAGATCGTGGCCTGGCTGCAGAGGCTCTGCATGCAGCATCGTCCCGAGCTGTGGCTCTACGGTGACCGGGGGATGAAGGTGGAGGGCTACCGCAAGGGGCGAGCGCGTCCGGACGGGGTTCTCGCGCCGTTCGGTTTCCCGGCGGGGCACGGCGACTGGTCCGAGTCCGAGGGCGTGCTCATGGCCGTGGAGGTCACGTCGCACGACTCCGACACCCACCGGCGCGACCGCGTCGAGAAGCCCGACGGTCACGCCGCCGCCGGAATCCCCGTGTACCTGCTCATCGACCGGGACGACTGCTCGGTCGTCGTGTTCAACCAGCCGGAGGGCGGACGGTATCGACACCAGGAGACGCTGCCCTTCGGCGCTGCCGTCGCTCTGCCCGACCCCGTGGGGATCACGCTCGACACCGGGCCGCTCAAGGATCTCGTCAGCTGA
- a CDS encoding SLATT domain-containing protein, producing the protein MSQPGTQPEGPHRSGRDEGAVRPWPVDLAGRPFPQGDWGEPAERLHELYVWVERGALDTVSWYLADRIGKRRGARLLRGGAAAGGVCGAALPLLDVTGVADGMVPWAYLALLLGAACVAGDRFFGVTSGWMRDVATAQAVQRRLQALQFDWAAESVREVLGPAEGTAAEAAERCLGVLRGFAEDVGELVRGETAGWMVEFRGVGVAARGDGGGGSARVDAAPGTGVRAPLPPARAHMPRQRPPEPRG; encoded by the coding sequence GTGAGTCAGCCGGGAACGCAGCCGGAGGGTCCGCACCGCAGCGGTCGGGACGAGGGGGCCGTACGGCCCTGGCCGGTCGATCTCGCCGGGCGGCCGTTCCCGCAGGGGGACTGGGGCGAACCGGCGGAACGGCTGCACGAGCTGTACGTGTGGGTGGAGCGCGGGGCCCTGGACACCGTCTCGTGGTACCTCGCGGACCGGATCGGCAAGCGGCGCGGGGCGCGGCTGCTGCGGGGCGGGGCGGCGGCGGGGGGCGTGTGCGGGGCGGCGCTGCCGCTGCTCGACGTCACCGGGGTCGCCGACGGGATGGTGCCGTGGGCGTATCTCGCGCTGCTGCTGGGCGCGGCGTGCGTGGCCGGGGACCGGTTCTTCGGCGTGACCTCCGGGTGGATGCGGGACGTGGCGACGGCGCAGGCGGTGCAGCGGCGGTTGCAGGCGTTGCAGTTCGACTGGGCGGCGGAGAGTGTGCGGGAGGTGCTCGGGCCGGCGGAGGGGACGGCGGCGGAGGCGGCGGAGCGGTGTCTGGGGGTGCTGCGGGGGTTCGCGGAGGATGTGGGGGAGCTGGTGCGGGGGGAGACGGCGGGGTGGATGGTGGAGTTCCGGGGGGTGGGGGTCGCCGCGCGGGGGGATGGGGGCGGGGGGTCGGCCCGGGTGGACGCGGCGCCGGGGACGGGCGTCCGGGCGCCGTTGCCTCCGGCTCGGGCCCATATGCCGCGGCAACGTCCGCCGGAGCCGCGTGGGTAG
- a CDS encoding YbaB/EbfC family nucleoid-associated protein — protein sequence MIPGGGQPNMQQLLQQAQKMQQDLAQAQEELARTEVDGQSGGGLVKATVTGAGELRALKIDPKAVDPEDTETLADLVVAAVQAANENAQTLQQQKLGPLAQGLGGGGIPGLPF from the coding sequence GTGATCCCCGGTGGTGGCCAGCCCAACATGCAGCAGTTGCTGCAGCAGGCCCAGAAGATGCAGCAGGACCTCGCCCAGGCCCAGGAGGAACTGGCGCGCACGGAGGTCGACGGGCAGTCGGGCGGCGGTCTGGTGAAGGCGACCGTGACCGGTGCCGGCGAACTGCGGGCGCTGAAGATCGACCCGAAGGCGGTGGACCCGGAGGACACCGAGACCCTGGCCGACCTGGTCGTCGCGGCCGTCCAGGCGGCCAACGAGAACGCGCAGACCCTCCAGCAGCAGAAGCTCGGCCCGCTGGCCCAGGGCCTGGGCGGCGGCGGCATCCCCGGCCTGCCGTTCTGA
- a CDS encoding DUF5063 domain-containing protein, giving the protein MSDATLHSKTQNPDDFAVQVADQIESFLVAVTEVARGDEPDSAVPFLLLEVSQLLLAGGRLGAHADFLPEERYEPDPGPEPDVDDLRERLARMLDPVDVYSEVFDPYEPRKAPVPARISDDLADVIADLRHGMAHYRAGRSTEALWWWQFSYFSNWGSTASATLRALQSLVAHVRLNQPLDELDGLDTDQAMGDETLEFEAGKVMVEEIATPLGVRPVV; this is encoded by the coding sequence ATGTCTGACGCCACGCTGCACTCCAAGACCCAGAACCCGGACGACTTCGCGGTCCAGGTCGCCGACCAGATCGAGAGCTTCCTGGTCGCCGTCACCGAGGTCGCCCGGGGCGACGAGCCGGACTCGGCCGTGCCGTTCCTCCTCCTGGAGGTCTCCCAGCTCCTGCTGGCCGGCGGCCGGCTCGGCGCGCACGCGGACTTCCTCCCCGAGGAGCGCTACGAGCCCGACCCGGGCCCCGAACCGGACGTCGACGACCTGCGCGAGCGCCTGGCCAGGATGCTGGACCCGGTGGACGTCTACTCGGAGGTCTTCGACCCCTACGAGCCCCGCAAGGCCCCGGTCCCGGCCCGCATCTCCGACGACCTCGCCGACGTCATCGCCGACCTGCGCCACGGCATGGCCCACTACCGTGCGGGCCGCAGCACCGAGGCGCTGTGGTGGTGGCAGTTCTCCTACTTCTCCAACTGGGGCTCCACGGCCTCGGCGACCCTGCGCGCCCTGCAGTCCCTGGTCGCGCACGTCCGGCTCAACCAGCCGCTGGACGAGCTGGACGGCCTGGACACCGACCAGGCCATGGGCGACGAGACCCTGGAGTTCGAGGCGGGCAAGGTCATGGTCGAGGAAATCGCCACCCCGCTGGGCGTCCGCCCGGTCGTGTAA